One window of the Lytechinus pictus isolate F3 Inbred chromosome 5, Lp3.0, whole genome shotgun sequence genome contains the following:
- the LOC129262328 gene encoding DDB1- and CUL4-associated factor 12-like gives MQSNEDAASSRKSAAAALTERHRGEWMGAGDPESASVFHHIRSRTIGHAKHRRKVICNLTTRRLPHVLSEREIPVGEINKIFASEWISDHQVVIGTKCNRLMALDLNLNHQVSIPMLRSLPSKKPETLPMNNSGIHSISINPSGTLLATGADNPNNIGVYQLPTFDPVCVGQNCHKDWMFSVVWLDDQYLVAGSRDSQLSIWSVSQELCDRVQDTNETATVPSYESIFPIGLRSSERNEKVRALEYSPQTKELASLSANGFIHLWDLRGFRKVHSRRLPYCEENVCIALSQDHSLYAVGSQSHVTFLDSRNGRCVASVHSKERGSGVRSVSFKDGVLTVGTGQGALMFFELRAGHFIEKDVDGRTMPVKLYTGKGFLHRDSLFHQFFSESNHPNAVYTHRYDKSGTRLFVAGGPLPSGLSGNYAGLWH, from the exons ATGCAGTCAAATGAGGATGCAGCCTCGAGTAGGAAATCTGCCGCAGCAGCCCTGACCGAAAGACACCGCGGAGAATGGATGGGCGCAGGCGACCCTGAGAGTGCCTCTGTCTTCCACCATATTCGAAGCAGAACAATCGGACATGCGAAGCACCGGAGGAAGGTTATCTGTAACCTGACCACCCGCAGACTTCCCCACGTGCTCTCGGAGCGGGAGATTCCAGTTGGCGAAATCAATAAGATCTTTGCTTCGGAATGGATTTCAGATCATCAAGTAGTCATTGGAACCAAGTGCAATAGA TTGATGGCGTTAGACTTGAACCTCAACCACCAAGTATCCATCCCGATGCTCCGTAGTCTCCCAAGCAAAAAGCCAGAGACATTACCAATGAACAACAGTGGTATCCACAGCATATCCATCAACCCCAGCGGTACCCTCCTAGCGACAGGGGCAGACAACCCAAACAACATTGGTGTATACCAGTTACCCACGTTTGATCCCGTCTGCGTAGGGCAG aaTTGCCACAAGGACTGGATGTTCTCAGTTGTATGGTTAGATGACCAATACTTAGTTGCAG GTTCAAGAGATTCGCAGCTTTCTATCTGGTCTGTCAGTCAAGAACTGTGTGACCGGGTCCAAGACACCAACGAAACAGCCACAGTGCCATCCTACGAATCCATCTTCCCCATTGGGTTACGGTCTAGTGAGAGAAATGAGAAAGTAAGGGCCTTGGAATACAGCCCGCAAACGAAG GAATTAGCCTCATTGTCGGCCAACGGTTTTATCCACCTGTGGGACTTGAGAGGGTTCCGGAAAGTCCACAGCAGACGCTTGCCATACTGTGAGGAGAATGTCTGTATAGCCCTATCACAAGACCACTCTCTTTATGCTGTTGGTTCCCAGTCTCATGTCACCTTCCTAGACTCTCGGAATGGGAGATGTGTGGCATCGGTTCACTCTAAGGAGAGGGGAAGCG GTGTGCGGTCAGTGAGCTTTAAGGATGGAGTGCTGACAGTTGGTACCGGTCAAGGTGCTCTCATGTTCTTTGAGCTGAGAGCGGGTCATTTCATTGAGAAAGATGTCGATGGAAGGACCATGCCTGTGAAGTTATACACTGGAAAAGGATTTCTG CATCGAGATTCCCTCTTCCATCAGTTCTTCAGCGAGTCCAACCATCCAAATGCTGTGTACACCCATCGGTACGACAAGTCTGGGACCAGGCTCTTCGTAGCAGGCGGTCCATTGCCATCCGGTCTTTCTGGAAACTATGCCGGTTTGTGGCATTAG